The following coding sequences are from one Anabas testudineus chromosome 16, fAnaTes1.2, whole genome shotgun sequence window:
- the LOC113169928 gene encoding myelin-associated glycoprotein-like, which translates to MGAFKWPLFFVFLWFKVVQTEASTWTATVPSSVQGIDGSCVVIPCSYNYPEPGKQITGYTGIWYTKADDVIYHKDNNQIKQEYKGRTELVGDITQKNCSLKIDPLRQSDRGPFYFRIELGGYDQYSYRNNEVSITVISAPQPTVSVKEEVVEGQTVSASCSVSHSCPSSPPEFTWTHSGEKRFQSQQLTDGQWKATSVLTFKATKDDHNKPLSCTVRYKGGLEREQASNVLKVKYAPVNVKVDYKSHVKEGETVQLKCSSEANPPANSYLWHNEEGAQLHQGQSYKLINVSRHTGVLNCTAINTVGESKSSPVQLNVSFAPEIKKMSCSSEDDVVKCVCIVESSPPSMVHFVFSDRVLSSNKTETRGFNTTETLHTKSGSSEFVQCLAINTLGKVSLTLPLAVNGKMPNLYIFIAIGAGTGLVILLIVLGVVRKRRCGDLPTSYDSVTKTAETVKFQKQMDDEDIHDPDEHVYINIETDCDEAIYVNV; encoded by the exons ATGGGTGCTTTCAAATGGCCTCTGTTCTTTGTGTTCCTTTGGTTTAAAG TTGTTCAAACTGAAGCCTCCACTTGGACCGCGACAGTGCCATCATCAGTTCAAGGCATCGATGGATCCTGTGTGGTTATCCCCTGCTCATATAACTACCCGGAACCAGGAAAACAGATCACTGGATACACAGGGATTTGGTATACGAAGGCAGATGATGTCATCTATcacaaagacaacaatcaaattaAGCAGGAGTATAAAGGACGGACAGAGCTGGTGGGAGACATAACACAGAAGAACTGTTCACTGAAGATCGATCCCCTTCGTCAAAGTGATCGAGGACCTTTTTATTTCCGAATTGAACTTGGAGGCTATGACCAGTATTCTTACAGAAACAATGAAGTGTCCATTACAGTTATTA GTGCCCCACAGCCCACTGTCTCTGTGAAAGAAGAAGTAGTTGAGGGTCAAACTGTATctgcttcctgctctgtgtctcactcatGTCCCTCATCTCCTCCTGAATTCACCTGGACTCACTCTGGCGAGAAGCGTTTCCAATCACAGCAGCTTACCGATGGTCAGTGGAAGGCAACGTCTGTTCTGACCTTTAAAGCCACCAAAGATGATCACAACAAGCCTTTATCATGCACTGTGAGATACAAAGGAGGTTTAGAGCGGGAACAAGCATCCAATGTTCTCAAAgttaaat acgCCCCTGTGAATGTGAAGGTTGACTACAAGTCACATGTAAAAGAAGGAgaaactgtgcagctgaagTGCTCCAGTGAGGCTAACCCTCCTGCCAACAGCTACCTGTGGCACAATGAAGAAGGTGCTCAGCTGCATCAGGGACAATCTTACAAGCTGATAAATGTCTCCAGACACACAGGTGTCCTGAACTGTACTGCCATCAATACAGTAGGAGAAAGCAAATCAAGCCCTGTGCAGCTCAATGTGTCAT TTGCCCCTGAGATTAAGAAAATGTCCTGCTCCTCAGAGGACGATgtggtaaagtgtgtgtgcattgtggaGTCCAGTCCTCCCAGCATGgtccattttgtgttttctgacagaGTCTTATCAAGCAACAAGACAGAGACACGTGGCTTTAATACCACTGAGACTCTGCACACTAAATCTGGATCTTCTGAGTTTGTCCAGTGTCTGGCAATCAACACATTGGGCAAAGTCAGCCTCACGTTACCTTTAGCTGTCAATG GAAAGATGCCGAATCTCTATATTTTCATAGCTATTGGAGCAGGCACAGGTTTGGTGATACTTCTAATAGTATTGGGAGTTGTCAGAAAAAG GAGATGTGGAGATTTGCCAACATCTTATGACAGTGTCACCAAGACAGCAGAGACTGTGAAGTTCCA AAAACAGATGGATGATGAAGATATACATGACCCTGATGAACATGTATATATCAACATAGAG ACTGACTGTGATGAAGCGATATATGTCAATGTGTAA
- the LOC113169936 gene encoding myelin-associated glycoprotein-like codes for MDKERRMIFFCLLLAVICSPVFTEEWKAKVVKNLDALVSSCVVMPCSFTYPEKTLPSSKLRGIWHVDKKQDDRVYHMDQTRILENFRGRTRLLGNLGQNNCSLEITEIKDHDNGPYCFRIELAENEDPTINKFSFVEDCTALNMLPDPPKPTLLHSMTATQGHPYSITCSVIHTCPSHAPQLTWSRGAADEIFENHRELNPGNWEAASILTFIAQEKDDDQEYTCTAKFNGQKTSSVTLKLNVKHTVSYNHIIIPCAVGIGTAVIFAVVCIVLLKKYKNRIAELQNQEGTMWNRLSRLSRRHPK; via the exons atggacaaagagagaaggatgatatttttctgtctccttttgGCAG TTATTTGCAGCCCTGTGTTTACTGAAGAATGGAAGGCCAAAGTGGTAAAAAACCTGGATGCCCTGGTTTCATCGTGTGTTGTGATGCCTTGCTCGTTCACCTATCCTGAAAAAACCCTGCCCAGCTCCAAACTCAGAGGGATCTGGCATGTTGATAAAAAACAGGATGATCGGGTTTATCACATGGATCAAACAAGGATCTTGGAAAACTTTAGGGGCCGCACACGGTTGTTGGGGAATCTTGGTCAGAACAACTGTTCCTTAgaaattactgaaattaaagaTCATGACAACGGTCCTTACTGCTTCCGGATCGAACTAGCAGAGAATGAAGACCCCACCATAAACAAATTTTCCTTTGTTGAGGATTGTACTGCGCTGAACATGCTCC ctgaTCCACCAAAGCCAACTCTGCTTCACTCAATGACAGCCACTCAAGGACATCCATACTCCATCACCTGTTCAGTCATCCACACCTGCCCGTCCCATGCTCCCCAACTCACATGGAGTAGGGGCGCTGCAGATGAGATCTTTGAGAATCACAGAGAACTTAATCCTGGCAACTGGGAGGCAGCATCTATCCTCACATTCATAGCTCAGGAGAAAGATGATGACCAAGAGTACACCTGCACAGCTAAATTCAATGGGCAGAAGACTTCTTCTGTAACACTGAAACTCAATGTAAAAC ATACAGTCAGCTATAACCACATCATCATTCCCTGTGCGGTAGGGATTGGTACTGCTGTGATCTTTGCAGTCGTCTGCATTGTATTGCTGAAGAAATACAA GAACCGCATTGCAGAGCTCCAAAATCAAGAAGGAAC CATGTGGAACCGGCTTTCCAGACTTTCTCGCAG ACACCCAAAGTAA